Proteins from a genomic interval of Tachyglossus aculeatus isolate mTacAcu1 chromosome 8, mTacAcu1.pri, whole genome shotgun sequence:
- the SLC17A9 gene encoding solute carrier family 17 member 9 isoform X2 codes for MLLLGTCLLYCARVSMPICALSMNEDFGWNKKQSGIVLSSFFWGYCLTQIIGGHLGDRIGGEKVILLSASAWGLITALTPLLSHLSNAHLVLMTLSRILMGLLQGVYFPALTSLLSLKVRESERSFTYSTVGAGSQFGTLVIGGAGSLLLDWYGWQSVFYFSGLLTLLWVYYMCRYLLNEQELTLSLGVLAKGFPMSKQIKIPWKQLFKRAPVWAVIFAQLSSASSFFILLSWLPTFFQETFPDSKGWVFNVVPWLTAIPASLFSGFLSDHLISQGYRTITVRKVMQVMGLGVSSVFALCLGHTSSFCKSVIFASASIGLQTFNHSGISVNIQDLAPSCAGFLFGVANTAGALAGVVGVYLGGYLIETTGSWTSVFNLVAIVSNLGLCTFLIFGEAQRVDTISGYEDL; via the exons ATGCTTCTGCTGGGGACGTGCCTATTGTACTGTGCCCGGGTCTCCATGCCCATCTGTGCTCTGTCGATGAATGAAGATTTTGGCTGGAACAAGAAACAGTCTGGAATTGTTTTGAGCAGCTTCTTCTGGGGTTACTGCTTAACTCAGATCATCGGTGGGCACCTTGGTGATCG AATCGGAGGGGAGAAAGTCATCCTCCTTTCAGCATCTGCCTGGGGTCTTATCACAGCCCTCACCCCACTGCTGTCACACCTCAGCAATGCCCACTTGGTCCTTATGACCCTCTCTCGAATCCTCATGGGCCTTCTTCAAG GGGTTTATTTCCCAGCTCTGACTAGCCTGCTGTCTTTGAAAGTCCGGGAGAGTGAACGATCATTCACTTACAGTACTGTGGGTGCTGGTTCTCAGTTTGG GACCCTGgtgattggtggagctgggtccCTTCTTTTGGATTGGTATGGCTGGCAGAGTGTCTTTTATTTCTCTGGTTTGCTCACTTTGCTGTGGGTTTATTACATGTGCAGATACCTGCTGAATGAACAAG AACTCACACTGTCTCTTGGAGTTTTAGCAAAAGGTTTTCCCatgtcaaaacaaataaaaattcCTTGGAAACAGTTATTTAAGAGAGCTCCTGTCTG GGCTGTCATATTTGCTCAGCTCTCTTCAGCCAGTTCATTTTTCATTCTTCTTTCTTGGCTGCCAACTTtcttccaagaaacctttccAGACTCTAAG ggTTGGGTCTTTAATGTTGTTCCCTGGTTGACCGCTATTCCAGCAAGTTTGTTTAGTGGATTCCTCTCTGATCATCTGATCAGTCAAG GTTATCGAACGATCACTGTACGTAAAGTCATGCAG GTGATGGGTTTGGGTGTTTCAAGTGTTTTTGCTTTGTGTCTGGGTCATACATCAAGCTTTTGTAAATCTGTCATATTTGCATCAGCCTCAATTGGACTTCAGACCTTTAACCACAG TGGCATTTCTGTTAACATCCAGGATTTGGCCCCTTCATGTGCTGGCTTTTTGTTTG GTGTTGCCAATACTGCCGGAGCCTTAGCAG GTGTTGTTGGTGTGTATCTGGGGGGATATCTAATTGAAACCACTGGCTCATGGACTTCTGTTTTCAATCTGGTGGCCATAGTTAGTAATCTCGGACTGTGTACATTCCTTATATTCGGAGAAGCCCAGAGAGTGGACACGATCTCTGGTTACGAAGACCTGTAG
- the SLC17A9 gene encoding solute carrier family 17 member 9 isoform X1, translating to MKRDGGGDLYWTRPECQVWTVMLLLGTCLLYCARVSMPICALSMNEDFGWNKKQSGIVLSSFFWGYCLTQIIGGHLGDRIGGEKVILLSASAWGLITALTPLLSHLSNAHLVLMTLSRILMGLLQGVYFPALTSLLSLKVRESERSFTYSTVGAGSQFGTLVIGGAGSLLLDWYGWQSVFYFSGLLTLLWVYYMCRYLLNEQELTLSLGVLAKGFPMSKQIKIPWKQLFKRAPVWAVIFAQLSSASSFFILLSWLPTFFQETFPDSKGWVFNVVPWLTAIPASLFSGFLSDHLISQGYRTITVRKVMQVMGLGVSSVFALCLGHTSSFCKSVIFASASIGLQTFNHSGISVNIQDLAPSCAGFLFGVANTAGALAGVVGVYLGGYLIETTGSWTSVFNLVAIVSNLGLCTFLIFGEAQRVDTISGYEDL from the exons ATGAAGAGAGACGGGGGTGGAGATCTTTACTGGACCAG ACCTGAATGCCAGGTATGGACTGTGATGCTTCTGCTGGGGACGTGCCTATTGTACTGTGCCCGGGTCTCCATGCCCATCTGTGCTCTGTCGATGAATGAAGATTTTGGCTGGAACAAGAAACAGTCTGGAATTGTTTTGAGCAGCTTCTTCTGGGGTTACTGCTTAACTCAGATCATCGGTGGGCACCTTGGTGATCG AATCGGAGGGGAGAAAGTCATCCTCCTTTCAGCATCTGCCTGGGGTCTTATCACAGCCCTCACCCCACTGCTGTCACACCTCAGCAATGCCCACTTGGTCCTTATGACCCTCTCTCGAATCCTCATGGGCCTTCTTCAAG GGGTTTATTTCCCAGCTCTGACTAGCCTGCTGTCTTTGAAAGTCCGGGAGAGTGAACGATCATTCACTTACAGTACTGTGGGTGCTGGTTCTCAGTTTGG GACCCTGgtgattggtggagctgggtccCTTCTTTTGGATTGGTATGGCTGGCAGAGTGTCTTTTATTTCTCTGGTTTGCTCACTTTGCTGTGGGTTTATTACATGTGCAGATACCTGCTGAATGAACAAG AACTCACACTGTCTCTTGGAGTTTTAGCAAAAGGTTTTCCCatgtcaaaacaaataaaaattcCTTGGAAACAGTTATTTAAGAGAGCTCCTGTCTG GGCTGTCATATTTGCTCAGCTCTCTTCAGCCAGTTCATTTTTCATTCTTCTTTCTTGGCTGCCAACTTtcttccaagaaacctttccAGACTCTAAG ggTTGGGTCTTTAATGTTGTTCCCTGGTTGACCGCTATTCCAGCAAGTTTGTTTAGTGGATTCCTCTCTGATCATCTGATCAGTCAAG GTTATCGAACGATCACTGTACGTAAAGTCATGCAG GTGATGGGTTTGGGTGTTTCAAGTGTTTTTGCTTTGTGTCTGGGTCATACATCAAGCTTTTGTAAATCTGTCATATTTGCATCAGCCTCAATTGGACTTCAGACCTTTAACCACAG TGGCATTTCTGTTAACATCCAGGATTTGGCCCCTTCATGTGCTGGCTTTTTGTTTG GTGTTGCCAATACTGCCGGAGCCTTAGCAG GTGTTGTTGGTGTGTATCTGGGGGGATATCTAATTGAAACCACTGGCTCATGGACTTCTGTTTTCAATCTGGTGGCCATAGTTAGTAATCTCGGACTGTGTACATTCCTTATATTCGGAGAAGCCCAGAGAGTGGACACGATCTCTGGTTACGAAGACCTGTAG